From the Streptomyces sp. Tu 2975 genome, one window contains:
- a CDS encoding 2-amino-3,7-dideoxy-D-threo-hept-6-ulosonate synthase, whose product MTSYGHFARSLRLRRLYRHSTAGLMITPLDHSISDGPVVPKGTTLDHLAGRLAAGGSDAVVVHKGSVRHISPERFAAMSLIIHLNASTSRALDPNAKYVVAGVEEALRLGADAVSVHVNLGSDDEREQIGDLGRIADACDRWNLPLLAMVYPRGPRITDPRDPEMVAHAVTIAADLGADLVKTVFLGSTAEMLDLTAACPVPVLVAGGPALDKEEDVLAYVRDALAGGAGGVAMGRNIFQAADPRRLAAKVARLVHHFPEQHFGTGPFAGGDARLDGERLTPHHLDDTHLDNPRLDNPRLDDTRLDDLTGGPHHDGRQTVLA is encoded by the coding sequence ATGACCTCATACGGCCACTTCGCCCGGTCGCTGCGGCTGCGGCGGCTCTACCGCCACAGCACGGCCGGCCTGATGATCACCCCTCTCGACCATTCGATCAGTGACGGTCCCGTGGTGCCCAAGGGCACCACGCTCGACCACCTCGCCGGCCGGCTCGCGGCCGGAGGTTCGGACGCCGTCGTCGTGCACAAGGGCAGTGTGCGGCACATCTCTCCGGAGCGGTTCGCCGCCATGTCGCTGATCATCCATCTCAACGCGAGCACCAGCCGGGCGCTCGACCCGAACGCCAAGTACGTGGTGGCCGGGGTCGAGGAGGCGCTCCGTCTCGGCGCGGACGCCGTGAGCGTCCACGTCAACCTCGGCTCCGACGACGAGCGGGAGCAGATCGGCGATCTGGGCAGGATCGCCGACGCCTGCGACCGCTGGAATCTGCCGCTGCTCGCCATGGTGTACCCGCGCGGGCCGCGGATCACCGATCCCCGGGACCCGGAGATGGTCGCGCATGCCGTGACGATCGCCGCCGACCTGGGGGCCGACCTGGTCAAGACCGTGTTCCTGGGGTCGACCGCGGAGATGCTCGACCTCACCGCGGCCTGTCCCGTCCCGGTCCTCGTCGCCGGGGGTCCCGCCCTCGACAAGGAGGAGGACGTGCTCGCGTACGTACGCGACGCGCTGGCCGGCGGCGCAGGGGGAGTCGCGATGGGCCGCAACATCTTCCAGGCCGCCGACCCACGGCGGCTGGCGGCGAAGGTCGCCCGGCTTGTCCACCACTTTCCGGAACAGCACTTCGGTACGGGCCCGTTCGCCGGCGGCGACGCGCGGCTCGACGGCGAACGCCTCACCCCGCACCACCTGGACGACACGCACCTCGACAATCCACGCCTCGACAATCCACGCCTCGACGACACACGTCTCGACGACCTGACAGGAGGTCCGCATCATGACGGACGCCAAACTGTGCTGGCTTGA
- a CDS encoding fatty acid--CoA ligase family protein, with translation MTITRSVPYVRRILDALGKDPARAVVHRRDGTVAAGELTDSILGTTTLLYDHGVGTGDTVAVLTGPNHPLMLSARYAVHLLGATSVYVRSMNPRTDTETFSISTQTELLRDLGVPLLLVDEESAERGRWLSNRLPGLTVLPIPRGAPAHAVPLDRLREGRPDALAVVDFTSGSSGRPKMVAQRFGTRDELVGRLAHGLDPRGPATLLSVTPISHTTAPMADAVLLSGGTVVLHDGFDADDVLRAFAEQRVTDVYLAVPHLYRLLDHPDVATTDLSSLRRITYSGTPAAPARVARAVELFGDVLIQVYGTTEAGGISSLNPLDHREPELLGSVGRPFPWVRVEIRAPGGGPVVERGVTGEIWVNSPTVTAGYLDDEQLTGTALQDGWLLTGDLGHWDRYGYLRLDGRVGDVIKHGGLKLDPAAIERALLQHPQVRQATVFGVRDRDYVEQVHAAVELHSGASRTSSDLRGYVAATLTPEHAPVRVSVWPRLPLTPSGKPDRTYLRSVTAPPDETRPHAGPGPAPRPAHDIRTPVHAHRRGAVPGTSPPREATARADPVRAGGAGSLPDHAIPRSRKGVT, from the coding sequence ATGACCATCACCCGATCCGTGCCCTACGTCCGCCGTATTCTCGACGCACTCGGCAAGGACCCCGCCCGGGCGGTCGTCCACCGCCGCGACGGGACCGTCGCGGCGGGCGAACTGACCGACTCGATCCTCGGCACGACGACCCTGCTGTACGACCACGGTGTCGGAACGGGCGACACCGTCGCCGTCCTGACCGGACCGAACCATCCGCTGATGCTCAGCGCCCGGTACGCCGTCCACCTCCTGGGCGCGACCTCCGTCTACGTACGGTCGATGAACCCGAGGACGGACACCGAGACATTCTCGATCAGCACCCAGACCGAGCTGCTGCGCGACCTCGGCGTGCCGCTCCTGCTGGTGGACGAGGAGAGCGCCGAGCGGGGGCGCTGGCTGTCCAACCGCCTGCCGGGGCTGACCGTACTGCCCATCCCGCGGGGCGCCCCCGCGCACGCCGTGCCGCTCGACCGGCTACGGGAGGGCCGGCCGGACGCCCTGGCCGTCGTCGACTTCACCAGCGGCAGCTCCGGCCGCCCCAAGATGGTGGCGCAGCGCTTCGGCACCCGTGACGAGCTCGTCGGCCGCCTCGCACATGGCCTCGATCCCCGGGGACCCGCGACGCTGCTGTCGGTCACGCCCATCAGCCATACGACGGCGCCGATGGCCGACGCCGTTCTGCTCAGCGGCGGGACGGTGGTGCTGCACGACGGGTTCGACGCCGACGACGTTCTGCGCGCCTTCGCCGAACAGCGGGTCACGGACGTCTATCTGGCCGTCCCGCACCTGTACCGGCTGCTCGACCATCCGGACGTCGCGACGACCGACCTGTCGTCGCTGCGCCGCATCACCTACAGCGGCACACCGGCGGCGCCGGCCCGTGTGGCGCGGGCGGTGGAGCTCTTCGGCGACGTACTGATCCAGGTGTACGGCACGACGGAGGCCGGCGGCATCAGCAGCCTGAACCCGCTGGACCACCGCGAACCGGAACTGCTCGGCTCCGTCGGCCGTCCCTTCCCCTGGGTGCGCGTGGAGATACGCGCACCGGGCGGGGGCCCTGTGGTCGAGCGCGGTGTCACGGGCGAGATCTGGGTGAACTCCCCCACGGTCACGGCCGGTTACCTCGACGACGAGCAGCTCACCGGCACGGCGCTCCAGGACGGCTGGCTGCTGACCGGCGACCTCGGGCACTGGGACCGGTACGGCTACCTCCGTCTCGACGGCCGTGTCGGGGACGTCATCAAGCACGGTGGTCTCAAGCTGGATCCGGCCGCCATCGAACGAGCGCTGCTCCAGCATCCGCAGGTACGCCAGGCCACGGTATTCGGCGTACGCGACCGGGACTACGTGGAACAGGTGCACGCCGCCGTCGAACTGCACTCCGGCGCCTCGCGGACCTCGAGCGACCTGCGGGGGTACGTCGCCGCGACGCTCACGCCGGAGCACGCGCCGGTCCGGGTGTCCGTGTGGCCCCGGCTCCCGCTCACGCCCTCGGGCAAGCCCGACCGCACCTACCTGCGCTCGGTCACGGCGCCACCGGACGAGACCCGTCCGCACGCCGGCCCGGGGCCGGCACCCCGCCCGGCGCACGACATCCGGACGCCCGTGCACGCCCACCGGCGCGGCGCGGTGCCCGGCACGAGCCCCCCGCGCGAAGCCACCGCGCGGGCCGATCCCGTCCGCGCAGGCGGCGCGGGGTCCTTGCCCGATCACGCAATCCCGCGAAGCAGAAAGGGCGTCACATGA